Proteins co-encoded in one Candidatus Stoquefichus sp. SB1 genomic window:
- the cysS gene encoding cysteine--tRNA ligase has translation MKVFNTLTNKKEEFVPIKPNEVSIYVCGPTVYNYVHIGNTRPMIVFDVLRRTFEYLGYKVTFVSNFTDVDDKIIKAAKEEGVSEKELTDKYIKAYEDVRRGLNLLFPTYAPRVTETMQPIIDFIKELVDQGYAYEIDGDVYFRVTKIKEYGMLSGIKVEDLIAGASERVDENDKKESSTDFALWKKTDEGIQFESPWSKGRPGWHTECVVMINDIFDNGRIDIHGGGQDLKFPHHENEIAQSMACHHHPIANVWMHNQMININNQKMSKSLGNVLWAKDLLNELGCNVYKWLMLSTHYRNPLNFTDEVLASVKKEVEKVENVLKQTSLYLQVNHCLKEDYCQDSVDTMVEALADDLNTSLALTQILGQVKVLNQAMRVKEKDDSMISMGYQTLVRMLDVMGFVHDVKVLSEEDISLYQAWLNEKAVKNFEKADQLRAQLQEKGII, from the coding sequence ATGAAAGTATTTAATACATTAACAAACAAAAAGGAAGAATTTGTTCCTATTAAACCTAATGAAGTGAGTATTTATGTCTGTGGACCAACTGTTTATAATTATGTTCATATTGGGAATACACGTCCAATGATTGTTTTTGATGTTTTAAGGAGAACATTTGAGTATTTAGGTTATAAAGTGACTTTTGTTTCTAATTTCACTGATGTTGATGATAAGATTATTAAGGCAGCAAAAGAGGAAGGTGTAAGTGAAAAAGAACTGACTGATAAGTATATTAAGGCATATGAGGATGTCCGTAGGGGCTTGAATTTATTGTTTCCAACATATGCCCCACGGGTAACAGAAACAATGCAGCCAATCATTGATTTTATTAAAGAGTTAGTTGATCAAGGTTATGCTTATGAAATTGATGGGGATGTTTATTTTAGGGTTACAAAAATTAAAGAATATGGAATGTTATCAGGAATTAAGGTTGAAGATTTGATTGCTGGAGCAAGTGAACGTGTTGATGAGAATGACAAAAAAGAAAGTTCAACTGATTTTGCATTGTGGAAAAAAACAGATGAAGGCATTCAGTTTGAGAGTCCATGGTCTAAAGGGAGACCAGGATGGCATACAGAATGTGTTGTTATGATTAATGATATTTTTGATAATGGACGTATTGATATTCATGGGGGTGGACAGGATTTGAAGTTCCCACATCATGAAAATGAAATTGCTCAATCGATGGCTTGTCATCATCATCCAATTGCAAATGTTTGGATGCATAATCAAATGATTAATATTAATAATCAAAAGATGTCAAAATCTTTAGGAAATGTTTTATGGGCTAAAGATTTATTGAATGAATTAGGATGTAATGTCTATAAATGGCTAATGTTATCAACACATTATCGTAATCCATTGAATTTTACAGATGAAGTTTTAGCAAGTGTAAAAAAAGAAGTGGAAAAAGTGGAAAATGTATTAAAACAAACATCTTTGTACTTACAGGTGAATCATTGTTTGAAGGAAGATTATTGCCAAGATAGTGTGGATACTATGGTGGAAGCATTGGCTGATGATTTGAATACATCTTTGGCTTTAACACAGATTTTAGGACAAGTGAAAGTTTTAAATCAGGCAATGCGTGTCAAAGAGAAAGATGATTCTATGATTTCAATGGGATATCAGACTTTAGTACGTATGCTGGATGTGATGGGCTTTGTTCATGATGTGAAAGTGTTAAGTGAAGAAGATATTTCTTTATATCAAGCATGGTTGAATGAAAAAGCTGTGAAGAATTTTGAAAAAGCAGATCAATTAAGAGCACAGCTTCAGGAAAAAGGAATTATCTAA
- a CDS encoding Mini-ribonuclease 3 has translation MRPELINPLALAYLGDAIFEVYVREYLIVEKEITKPDLLQKEAIAFVSAVAQAGFMKEAIENEWVSEEEIRIYKRGRNAKSRRVMKNTSVITHNQSSGFEALIGHLHLLKDEKRILELFELYKDYVMRNS, from the coding sequence ATGAGACCTGAATTAATCAATCCTTTAGCTTTGGCTTATTTAGGTGATGCTATATTTGAAGTTTATGTAAGGGAATATCTGATTGTTGAAAAAGAAATCACAAAACCTGATTTGTTACAAAAGGAAGCTATTGCTTTTGTAAGTGCAGTTGCACAGGCTGGTTTTATGAAAGAGGCCATTGAGAATGAATGGGTAAGTGAAGAGGAAATCAGAATTTATAAAAGAGGACGTAATGCGAAAAGTCGTCGTGTAATGAAAAATACGAGTGTGATTACACATAATCAATCTTCTGGTTTTGAAGCTTTGATTGGTCATTTGCATTTATTAAAAGATGAAAAGCGTATTTTAGAGTTATTTGAATTATATAAAGATTATGTTATGAGAAATTCATGA